In Listeria monocytogenes, the following proteins share a genomic window:
- the cobD gene encoding threonine-phosphate decarboxylase CobD codes for MKITTASHGGNYNELAKQHGLTKEMVLDFSANINPLGVPASLKQTITTNLDKLVEYPEPDYLALRARIASFHQLDLANVIPGNGATELIFGIAKVTKAQKVLVLAPTFAEYERAFFDAEIVYAEITKETNFAAAASVLKMLEQDLDIEAVCLCNPNNPTGQLISQKEMVEIANLCEKRNIYLIIDEAFMDFLEENEAISMINYLERFSHLAIIRAFTKFFAIPGLRLGYLLTKNNLLAEALLQMREPWSINTFADLAGQILLEDKTYIKQTYQWIHKEREFLYTGLCEFPELTVFEPSVNYIFFHLEKPFDLRKELLLKGIFIRSCANYRGLTENYYRVAVRSREDNRQLLTALEVIFSGN; via the coding sequence GTGAAAATAACGACGGCTTCTCACGGTGGCAACTATAATGAACTAGCAAAACAACACGGATTAACGAAAGAAATGGTGCTCGATTTCAGTGCGAATATTAATCCACTAGGAGTCCCAGCTAGTTTGAAACAAACGATAACAACAAATTTGGACAAACTGGTAGAATATCCAGAACCAGATTACTTGGCGCTCCGTGCGCGAATTGCCTCGTTTCATCAACTCGACCTAGCGAATGTAATCCCTGGAAACGGTGCGACTGAGCTGATTTTCGGAATAGCAAAAGTAACAAAGGCGCAAAAAGTACTCGTACTTGCGCCTACTTTTGCGGAATACGAACGTGCTTTTTTTGATGCAGAAATTGTTTATGCTGAGATAACGAAAGAAACAAATTTTGCTGCGGCCGCTAGTGTACTAAAAATGCTTGAACAAGACTTGGATATTGAAGCCGTTTGTTTGTGTAACCCCAATAATCCAACCGGGCAACTTATCTCCCAGAAGGAAATGGTGGAAATTGCAAATCTATGTGAAAAACGAAACATATATTTGATTATCGATGAGGCTTTTATGGACTTTTTAGAAGAAAATGAGGCAATTTCGATGATCAATTATTTAGAAAGATTTTCACATTTAGCAATCATCCGCGCCTTTACGAAATTCTTCGCGATTCCAGGGCTAAGACTTGGTTATTTGCTAACAAAGAATAATCTATTAGCCGAAGCATTATTACAAATGCGCGAACCATGGTCGATTAATACATTCGCTGATTTAGCAGGGCAAATACTATTAGAAGACAAAACATATATTAAACAAACCTATCAATGGATTCACAAGGAACGAGAATTCTTATACACAGGCCTATGCGAATTTCCAGAACTTACGGTATTTGAACCAAGTGTAAATTACATATTTTTCCACCTCGAAAAACCATTTGATTTACGAAAAGAATTGCTTTTAAAAGGGATTTTTATCCGAAGTTGCGCTAATTACCGAGGCCTCACGGAGAATTATTACCGAGTGGCAGTGAGAAGTAGAGAAGATAATCGCCAACTCTTAACAGCACTTGAGGTGATTTTTAGTGGTAATTAA
- a CDS encoding acetate/propionate family kinase, translating to MHKIMAINAGSSSLKFQIFTMPGEEVLVKGLIERIGLPDAIFNMSFQNEKIKETRAINNHGEAVEILLEQLKAHQVINDLNEITGVGHRVAHGGEDFVTSCVVTDEVVKGIEAVTNLAPLHNPANIIGIKTFRELLPNAVSVAVFDTAFHQTIPEENFLYALPYELYEKHHIRKYGFHGTSHKYVAGKAAEVLEKPLEKLKIISCHLGNGASVCAIEAGKSVNTSMGFTPNAGLMMGTRSGTIDATIIPYLVDELGYSLDEVMHMMSSESGVLGVSGISSDFRDIEIAAKEGNSRALLTLRMFTGQICNYIGAYASAMNGCDALLFTAGVGENSPLIRQMVTEQLSYLGVTCHVTKNNAGDMIISNDDEAVKVCIIPTNEELMIARDVEKYAKQTIS from the coding sequence ATGCACAAAATTATGGCGATAAACGCAGGGAGTTCTTCACTGAAATTCCAAATTTTTACGATGCCAGGAGAAGAAGTTTTAGTTAAGGGCTTAATTGAAAGAATCGGTCTACCAGACGCCATTTTCAACATGTCCTTTCAAAATGAAAAAATCAAAGAAACACGAGCAATCAATAACCACGGGGAAGCAGTTGAGATTTTACTGGAGCAGCTGAAGGCACATCAAGTGATTAATGATCTAAATGAAATTACAGGGGTCGGACATCGTGTTGCGCATGGCGGAGAAGATTTTGTTACGTCCTGTGTTGTAACGGATGAAGTGGTGAAGGGGATTGAAGCTGTGACAAACCTTGCGCCGCTACATAATCCAGCGAATATCATCGGAATCAAAACATTTCGTGAATTGCTGCCAAATGCGGTTTCAGTTGCAGTATTTGATACCGCATTCCATCAAACGATTCCAGAAGAAAACTTTTTATATGCGCTTCCTTATGAACTTTACGAAAAACATCATATTCGAAAATACGGTTTTCATGGAACGAGTCATAAATATGTGGCTGGAAAAGCAGCAGAAGTTCTCGAAAAACCTTTAGAAAAATTAAAAATTATTTCTTGTCATTTAGGTAATGGAGCGAGTGTTTGTGCGATTGAAGCAGGGAAATCAGTGAATACTTCCATGGGCTTTACACCAAATGCTGGCTTGATGATGGGAACACGTTCTGGTACAATTGACGCGACAATCATCCCGTATTTAGTGGATGAATTAGGCTATAGCTTGGATGAAGTGATGCATATGATGTCTAGTGAATCAGGTGTCCTTGGCGTATCGGGAATTTCAAGTGATTTCAGAGATATCGAAATTGCAGCCAAAGAAGGTAATTCACGCGCGCTATTAACACTTCGTATGTTTACTGGCCAAATATGCAACTATATCGGTGCCTATGCCTCCGCAATGAACGGTTGCGACGCATTATTATTTACAGCGGGTGTGGGTGAAAATTCGCCATTAATCCGCCAAATGGTAACAGAACAGTTAAGTTATCTTGGTGTAACATGCCATGTGACAAAAAATAATGCGGGTGATATGATAATTAGCAATGATGATGAAGCAGTCAAAGTGTGCATTATTCCAACCAATGAAGAACTAATGATTGCTCGTGATGTAGAAAAGTATGCAAAACAAACGATAAGTTAA
- a CDS encoding MIP/aquaporin family protein, translating into MSAYLAEFIGTMVLIMFGNGLLAGLTLNKSLSQGANWVVVTFGWGFAVMIGIYVAGAYSGAHLNPAVTIALAVGGSFPWADVVPYIIAQIAGAFVGASIVILHYYPHFKATPPEIDTHGIFSTGPAIRNTPFNLISEIIATFAFIFGLLMIGANSFTDGLNPLILGFLVVAIGMSFGPTTGYAINPARDLGPRLAYFLLPVPNKSGSDWRYAWIPIVGPIIGGLLAIGLFNILL; encoded by the coding sequence ATGTCAGCATATTTGGCGGAATTTATTGGAACGATGGTTTTAATTATGTTTGGGAACGGCCTTTTAGCAGGATTGACATTAAATAAATCATTATCTCAAGGAGCAAACTGGGTAGTAGTTACATTTGGTTGGGGCTTTGCTGTAATGATCGGTATTTATGTAGCAGGAGCATATAGTGGGGCGCATTTAAACCCAGCTGTAACTATTGCGCTTGCAGTTGGAGGATCATTCCCTTGGGCAGATGTGGTGCCATATATTATCGCACAAATCGCCGGAGCATTTGTCGGAGCATCCATCGTTATTTTACACTACTATCCGCATTTTAAAGCGACTCCCCCAGAAATTGATACACATGGTATTTTTTCCACAGGACCAGCGATTAGAAATACACCTTTCAACTTAATCAGTGAAATTATCGCAACATTTGCTTTCATTTTTGGTTTACTTATGATTGGAGCGAACAGTTTCACAGATGGTTTAAATCCATTAATCCTTGGCTTTCTAGTAGTTGCTATCGGAATGAGCTTTGGACCAACGACAGGTTATGCGATTAACCCAGCTCGTGATTTAGGACCAAGACTTGCTTACTTTTTACTACCAGTACCAAATAAAAGTGGATCAGACTGGCGTTACGCTTGGATTCCAATTGTCGGACCAATCATTGGCGGTCTCTTAGCCATTGGACTATTTAACATTTTATTATAA
- a CDS encoding propanediol utilization protein PduX, with translation MVIKARCPASCGELLQGWILGGEKLISYPINWYSEVTLSDKVGLNNSGHTKAWLAFQTTCEYFGVAKRDLPQVSLQVKSTIPVAKGMASSTADIAATIGATAKWLNKSISEAEIAKLCLQLEPTDSTIFESLTLFDHLRGDIIQNSNWMPKLGVVVLEPLTILETATYRQENHQAQLLKNEGHLAKGMDYFQQAVTQKSIHLLGKAASVSAACNQTILPKPFWREIVEVTENLDLVGLNVSHSGTVVGILYELEKTDPLEILFELERRYVTTFYSRYYFREFVSGGVQIIS, from the coding sequence GTGGTAATTAAAGCGAGGTGTCCGGCATCTTGTGGGGAACTTTTGCAAGGCTGGATTTTAGGCGGAGAGAAGCTAATTTCTTACCCAATCAACTGGTATTCCGAAGTCACTTTATCTGATAAAGTAGGACTAAATAACTCCGGGCATACAAAAGCATGGCTCGCATTCCAAACCACTTGCGAGTATTTTGGTGTGGCTAAAAGAGACCTCCCGCAAGTATCTTTACAAGTGAAGTCAACTATTCCGGTCGCGAAAGGCATGGCAAGTTCCACCGCTGATATTGCCGCAACAATTGGCGCTACAGCAAAATGGCTGAATAAATCTATCTCAGAAGCTGAAATTGCCAAGCTATGTTTACAACTAGAACCAACGGATAGCACTATTTTTGAATCACTAACTTTGTTCGATCACTTAAGAGGGGACATCATTCAAAACTCCAATTGGATGCCAAAGCTTGGCGTCGTTGTGTTAGAACCGCTTACCATTTTAGAAACAGCTACATATCGGCAAGAAAATCACCAAGCGCAATTACTCAAAAACGAAGGACATCTAGCAAAAGGAATGGACTATTTTCAACAAGCCGTCACGCAAAAATCCATTCACTTACTTGGTAAAGCTGCATCAGTTAGTGCAGCCTGCAACCAAACTATTTTGCCAAAACCATTTTGGCGAGAGATTGTGGAAGTGACGGAAAACTTGGATTTAGTGGGGTTAAATGTTTCGCATAGTGGTACCGTTGTCGGTATACTTTATGAACTCGAAAAAACGGATCCACTCGAAATTTTATTTGAGCTAGAACGGCGCTATGTCACGACTTTTTACAGTCGATATTATTTCCGTGAGTTTGTCAGTGGCGGGGTTCAAATTATTTCGTAA